GATGGGCCTGGTCAACCGCCTGGCCGAGCCGGAGGAACTGCTCCCGGCGGCGCTGGCGCACGCGACCGAACTGGCGCGCTCGGCGAGCCCGTACGCGATGTCCCTCATCAAGCGGCAGCTCGCCGAGGACCAGACGAGGACCTTCACCGAGAGCCGCGACCACGCGGCCGCCCTCCTGGCCACGGCGAAGCGCGCACCGGACTACCGCGAGGGTGTGCTCAGCTTCGTCGAGCGGCGGCAGCCGGAGTTCGCGCGGCTGGGGGAGACCGCGTCGGAGTCGGCGGAGGCCGCGTCATGCCCGGCGCCGAACTCCCGCTGCACCGTCGTACGATCACCGGCACCGCCCACGAGGAGGACGGCGACGAGATGTCGGTCGAGGCGGCACTGCGCGACGAGCGCGCCTGGGCTGAGCCGTCGGCGGGTGTCGTCCACCGGATGGTGCTCGCGGTGCGCATCCGTCTCGCGGACATGGTGATCGTGGCCGCCGACGCGGACATGCGGGACTTCCCGCACGCCGAATGCCCCTTCATCACCCCGGTCTTCGACGGCCTGGCCGGACTCAGTGTCGCCGCCGGATACAACCGGGCGATCCAGGAGCGGTTCCGCGGTGTGTCCGGCTGCACGCACCTCTACGAGCCGGCCCGCGCACTCGGCCCCGCGGTCGTGCAGGCGGCCATCTCGGCGGGCGCGCGCAGTCGTGAGGCCGGAGGGCCGTCCGCCGCCGAGGCGGGCGCCGTGAGCGACGGCCTTCGGTCGGTAGCCGGTGTCGGCCCCAGGCCTTGGTAACGCGAGGGTTCGCGGCGGCGATGCGGGAGAGCACGTGGATGCCGCCTGCGTTGTCGGAGACGCTGGCGGCTGTCACCCGGACGGCCAGCAGCAGGCCGAGGGTGTCCACGCCGAGATGTCGCTTGCGGCCCGCGATTTTCTTGCCGGCGTCAATGACCTCGTCGGTGTCCCGCTCATCCCACACGTGATCGAAAAGGGCCCGGCCGAGACGAGCGCCGGGTGTCCTCACCGGAATCTCAGGTTGCGGCGGGGTATTCAGGGTTAACCCACGCAAAAGGTGCATTATGTACGCGCACTATCGACATCTCAGGAGGGCGTGCCGTGGGCGTTGCACACACATCGAACGGGTCCGGGCAGTGGTCACGGCGGGGTGTCCTCGCCGCGCTCGGTGCGGTGCCGGCCGTTGTCCTGACCGGCCGCAGCGGCTCGGCGAACGCCTCGGAAGGCGCCCCTCGGAAGACCGCGAGCTCCACCACCAAGTCGCGCACGAAAACCTTCGTCGGCCACGTCACCCCAGAGGCCGGCTGCACGTCCGGCGTCGGCATGCCCGTGTCGATCAACTTCACGCACAGGGTCACGAACAAGGCCGCCGTCGAAGAGGCGATCACGGTGACCGCCGAACCCGCGGTCGAGGTGGTCGGTCACTGGTTCAGCGACACCCGGCTCGACTTCCGGCCGGAGACCTACTGGGCGTCCGGCACGACGATCAGGCTCAACCTGCGACTGAAGGACGTCGAGGGCGCGGCCGGCGTCCACGGGGTCCAGTGCGAGGACGTCACCTTCCACATCGGGCGCGAGCAGATCAGCACCATCGACCTCGACAGCATGGAGATGACCGTCATGCGGGAGGGTGCGACCGTCGCCACCTATCCCGTCACCGGCGGCGACGCGGACCACCCCACCTGGTCCGGGATCATGGTGATCAGCGAACGGCGCAAGCAGACCCGCATGAAGTCCTCCACGGTCGGCCTCGGCGACGAGTACGACATCCCGGACGTCCCGCACGCCCAGCGGCTGACCACATCCGGCACCTTCATCCACGGCAACTACTGGGCCTCCCGCTCCGCCTTCGGACACGAGAACACCAGCCATGGCTGCGTCGGCCTGTGCGACGCCAAGGGGGGAAACGACCGCTCCAAGGACGGCTACAAGTTCTACGAGAGCTCGATGCTCGGCGACGTCGTCATCGTGGAGAACTCGGGCGAGGAGACCGTCGATGCGGCCAACGGTCTCAACGGCTGGAACCTGTCGTGGGAGGAATGGAAGGAGGGGAGTGCGCTTTAGAAGGGACTTCACGCAGCGGATGGTTGGCCGCGGTGAACTGACGGCGGCCATGACGAGCGGCTCTGATCCACTCCTTGTGGCCGTGTGACGTTGCGTTACGGACCGCTGATCGGTTGACCGTTCGTGTGGATGCAGCGTGCTCTGTACCTGCCGTCGCGGCGCGGCCGGGTGAGCCGGCAGACATCCGCGCCGGCCCCGGCCGGGCGCCTCGCGGCCCGGCCGGCCGCGAACCTGTCGATCCCGACCGGCGCGAAACTCCCTGCTCGGGCTGCTGGGCCAGCGCCTACGCCGAGGCCGTCCGCGCCGCCTGTCCCGACGCCACGCAGGTCGCAGGCAGGTTTCATCTGTGGAAGAACCTGTGCGAGGCAGTCGAGAAGTGCGTTGGCGAACATCGCAAGTATCTGGCAGAGCCCTCGGAGGACACGACCGCCGACAAGCGATCAAGCGACGCGAGCGCCACGCCGCGGTGCATGCCCTCTACGACAAGGGCGTGCAGATCGAGCTGATTGCCAAGACCCTCGGGCTCGACCGCAAGACCGTGCGACGCTACGCACACGCCGCCACCCCCGACGATGCCTCCCGCGGAACCGGCTCCCCGCCGCTACGGCCAAATCCACGCCTACTCGCTTTATCTGTACCGGCGTTGGAACGAGGGGCCGCACGGATGCGGCACGGCTTCATGCGGAGATCGTCGAGCTCGGCCACTGCGACAGTAAGCGGACCGTCCGCCGTCGCCTGCAACAGATCCGGGTCGGCGAGAGCAACGCGCTCAAGCGCAAGCAACTCCTGGCCCGCTGCCCGGAATTGGCAGCAGTCACCGACTGCGTGCGCGCCTTCGCCCAGAGGATGACGTAGCGCCGCGGCAGCGACCTCCGCAGCTGGCTCACCCGTGCCGATCACACCGGGCCGAAGCCACCGCGGACTGAGCATCGTCACCCTCTGCGACCGGACCACAGCAAGTGGGTCAGAGCCCATCTCGATGGGCCATCGGGGCGAACTCCTGGTCGCATACAGGGAGAACGAAATTACTTTTGTCAGAATGTATGCCGATATACCCCATCCATGACCCGAGGATGCAGCAGTGACCAGCACTCTTCGTACGGGCAGCACCGACAGTGAGCGAGGACTGCCGATGGCGCAGGTGGACACGGCGGAAACCGGGCAGGCCAGCCTCCGCCGGGACACCGGCTCCGGTACCTGGCGCCCGGGCATCCGGCGGGTGCTCCGCATCGGCTTCCGGCCGGGGCCGTGGAAGCGCGGCCTGGTGCTCGCGGCGCTGGCGGTGCTGCTGGGCCTGTTCATGCTGCTGCACGCGAAGATCCCGAACCGGATCGGGAACCTCGGCAGCCTGGCGGAGACCGTCCTGCCGTGGCTCGGCCTGTTCATCCCGGTGCTGCTGGCCAGGGCGGTGTGGCGCCGCTCCGCCTCCGCGGTGGTCGCGCTGCTGCTGCCGGTCCTGGTGTGGCTGAACCTCTTCGGCGGGCTGCTCGGCGACAAGTCCCACCCGGGCGGCGACCTCACCGTGGCCAGCCACAACGTCGGTGCCGGCAACCCCGACCCGGTCGGCACCGCCCGCGACCTGGCCGCCTCCGGCGCGGACGTGCTGGCCCTGGAGGAGATCACCCCGCAGGCGAAGCCGCTGTACGAGGAGGGTCTGGCGAAGGCGTACCCGTACCACACGGTGCGGGGCACGGTCGGGCTGTGGAGCAAGCTGCCGCTGTCGGACACCCAGCCGGTCGACATCAAGCTGGACTTCGGGCCGCTGGCGGACACGATGGACTCGAACCGGGCGCTGCGCACCACGGCGGCCACGGATCAGGGTCCGCTGGCGGTGTATGTGGCCCACCTGGGGTCCGCACGGGTGAATGCCAGGGCGGGCTTTTGGACAGACTCGCGGGACACCAGCGCGCAGGCGCTCGGCAAGGCCATCGCCGCCGAGCGCAATGAGCGGGTGGTGCTGCTCGGCGACCTGAACGGCACCATGGACGACCGCGCGTTCGCCGACATCACCTCGCAGCTGCGCTCGGCCCAGGACACGGCCGGGGATGGCTTCGGCTTCACCTGGCCGGCAAAGTTCCCGGTGGTGCGGATCGACCAGATCCTGGTTCGCGGCGTGAAGCCGGAAAGCTCGTGGTCGCTGCCGGCCACCGGCAGCGACCACCTGCCGGTGGCGGCCGGAATCAGCTGGTGAACATGGCGTAAAGCCTCCGGATCAGTCCCGCGCCTCTCGCAGGATCTGCTGTCGCAGATCAAGCCGCGTCCCGGGCATCCGCACCCGGGGCGCACGTTCGCGTCAGGCCCAGCAGCCGTTCACGGTCGCGGCGAGGCCGTCCATCGCGTCCTTGACGGCGCTGCCGTCGGCCGTGGAGCCGTTCTCCACGAAGGAGAAGACCTTCCACCGGCCGTCCTTGCCCTGGGTCAGGCCGCTCAGTGCGATGGCGCCGGTGAGGGTGCCGGTCTTCGCGTGCACCTTGCCGAGGGCGCACCGCGAGTTCGCGTCGTCGAAGCGGCCCCACTCCGGGCCGAGAGTGCTGCCGGCCTCGCCCGCGACCGGGAGGCCGTCACGGATCGAGCTCAGCCGGTGCTCATAGCGCTCCTCAGTCAGCAGGTCGAGGATCTCCGCCAGGGTCCGGGCCGGGATGCGGTTGGCACGGGAGAGGCCGCTCCCGTCGTACATCTCGAAGTTCTCCAGCGACACTCCGTACCGCCGGCTCAGCACATCGCGTACGACCGCCGTGCCGCTCTCGAACGTGGCGGGCCGCCCGGCGCGCAGCGCGGTCATCCGCAGCAGGGTCTCGGCGATGTTGTTGTCGCTGACCTTGATCATGTGGTGGACGATGTCCGACAGCTTGGCGGACTTGTGGCGGGCCACCGGTACGTCGGTGATGTCTGCCGTCCGGCGTGTGACCTCGCCGTCCACGGTGATGCCGTCGGCGGCGAGTTGCTTGGCGAGGACCTGTCCGGCGTCGATCGAGGTGTCGTTGACGCCGTGTCCGTCAACGGCGAGGGCGCGGACCGGAGCGACGGTGTCGGGGTAGTAGCCGTCGTTCCAGCCGGGGGCCAGGGTCGGTTCGGGGAAGAGGCTGTCGTCCACGGCGACCTTCACGCCGGTGAGGCCCGCGGCCTTCAGCCCGGCCACCGCGTCCTTGGCCATTGCGCCGAGATCGGCGCTGGTCAGGGTTCGGTCGCCGCCGCCGACGAGGGTGAGGGTGCCGTCGCCGTAGACGACGTTCGTCTTGAACCGGTGGTTCGGGCCGAGCACGGTCAGGGCGGCGGTCGCGGTGGCAAGCTTGGTGTTGGATGCCGGCGTCAGCGCGGTGGCGCTGTTGTGGTCCCAGACGGTGCCGTCCGACTCGGCGTCC
The nucleotide sequence above comes from Streptomyces sp. NL15-2K. Encoded proteins:
- a CDS encoding enoyl-CoA hydratase-related protein — its product is MLLTLNRPERHNAWTLEMELLYNELFDRAETDPRVRAVVLTGAGRGFCPGMDMSVLDGASSGARPWPTGQLSPRTRPLSFPKPVVAAVNGACAGIEFNQALMCDVRFAVPHAKFAAAFSARGLVADDGVSWLLPRLIGYGNAGDLLLSSRRITGTEALAMGLVNRLAEPEELLPAALAHATELARSASPYAMSLIKRQLAEDQTRTFTESRDHAAALLATAKRAPDYREGVLSFVERRQPEFARLGETASESAEAASCPAPNSRCTVVRSPAPPTRRTATRCRSRRHCATSAPGLSRRRVSSTGWCSRCASVSRTW
- a CDS encoding DUF2889 domain-containing protein encodes the protein MSVEAALRDERAWAEPSAGVVHRMVLAVRIRLADMVIVAADADMRDFPHAECPFITPVFDGLAGLSVAAGYNRAIQERFRGVSGCTHLYEPARALGPAVVQAAISAGARSREAGGPSAAEAGAVSDGLRSVAGVGPRPW
- a CDS encoding Ig-like domain-containing protein gives rise to the protein MGVAHTSNGSGQWSRRGVLAALGAVPAVVLTGRSGSANASEGAPRKTASSTTKSRTKTFVGHVTPEAGCTSGVGMPVSINFTHRVTNKAAVEEAITVTAEPAVEVVGHWFSDTRLDFRPETYWASGTTIRLNLRLKDVEGAAGVHGVQCEDVTFHIGREQISTIDLDSMEMTVMREGATVATYPVTGGDADHPTWSGIMVISERRKQTRMKSSTVGLGDEYDIPDVPHAQRLTTSGTFIHGNYWASRSAFGHENTSHGCVGLCDAKGGNDRSKDGYKFYESSMLGDVVIVENSGEETVDAANGLNGWNLSWEEWKEGSAL
- a CDS encoding endonuclease/exonuclease/phosphatase family protein, giving the protein MAQVDTAETGQASLRRDTGSGTWRPGIRRVLRIGFRPGPWKRGLVLAALAVLLGLFMLLHAKIPNRIGNLGSLAETVLPWLGLFIPVLLARAVWRRSASAVVALLLPVLVWLNLFGGLLGDKSHPGGDLTVASHNVGAGNPDPVGTARDLAASGADVLALEEITPQAKPLYEEGLAKAYPYHTVRGTVGLWSKLPLSDTQPVDIKLDFGPLADTMDSNRALRTTAATDQGPLAVYVAHLGSARVNARAGFWTDSRDTSAQALGKAIAAERNERVVLLGDLNGTMDDRAFADITSQLRSAQDTAGDGFGFTWPAKFPVVRIDQILVRGVKPESSWSLPATGSDHLPVAAGISW
- the dacB gene encoding D-alanyl-D-alanine carboxypeptidase/D-alanyl-D-alanine-endopeptidase, translated to MNHRTEVVPPPAFTPNGRHGHRKRKQFGAGARRALVLAMAVPVASVALVGPSAFAADGNTTATNPGTAGDTNEGLDSADQAVAANLDTRVLDERLGGNVSGVVLDAESDGTVWDHNSATALTPASNTKLATATAALTVLGPNHRFKTNVVYGDGTLTLVGGGDRTLTSADLGAMAKDAVAGLKAAGLTGVKVAVDDSLFPEPTLAPGWNDGYYPDTVAPVRALAVDGHGVNDTSIDAGQVLAKQLAADGITVDGEVTRRTADITDVPVARHKSAKLSDIVHHMIKVSDNNIAETLLRMTALRAGRPATFESGTAVVRDVLSRRYGVSLENFEMYDGSGLSRANRIPARTLAEILDLLTEERYEHRLSSIRDGLPVAGEAGSTLGPEWGRFDDANSRCALGKVHAKTGTLTGAIALSGLTQGKDGRWKVFSFVENGSTADGSAVKDAMDGLAATVNGCWA